Genomic window (Ranitomeya variabilis isolate aRanVar5 chromosome 8, aRanVar5.hap1, whole genome shotgun sequence):
TatctattatttcatttttttcattttttccattttttctttttaaagtttttttgtgttttttttcaaatgGGCAATGGGTGTATTGGGACATATTTTTAGCTGATCATAGGGATTTGTATGGACAGGAGGGCGAGCCGCCACGGATTGGGGGCGCCTATtgctgaaacttagggtgccaacctccactgtcaggtaggggTCACTCTAGTTTATGTATAGGGCCCAACAGGACACACTATTGGTATTTATATTATTCCCTACGGTATTTATATATTGAAATTATTGTTCCTTGTCTCCAATTTTGGATTATTCTTTTAaactttatacattaaaagttatattttagggatccttgtttctttcttttgttttttttctggtaatTTAGGATCTCGATTGATTTGTTTTTGGTGAACTTATCTTCACAATGCCGTGTGACAGTGCGGAGCGCAGTGACATCAGAGACCTACTTGGCTCCAGAAGCTCCAGCGTACAGAGAAGCAGGAAGAAGATGATTCGCGTTTTTCCACCTTTTAAGTTTTTTATGCTCTTGGGGTGTAGAGAAACCCCACAACATAATAAGGAGCATTCAGTTCACATTGAATAACTTTGATGCAAACTGAGTTTCCCTGTTACATTCGTGTCATTCCCTAATTCACTACTTGGCAGATTGGATGATCTGTAATCAGTTATAGTAGTCACTAGTGTTATAATATCAGTGTCCACCGGGTCTGATGTCACTGATATCGTCATGAAGAACAGAACTTTGGGGATTGTGACACGTAGAATTCTCAGCATAAAACCCGTCCACACCAGCATTCCGCTGCCATTTCTCAGCGAGACACTTGTGCATTGCGGAGTTTTGGCTCCCTTGTTGGATTTTCACAAGGACTTATACAGCAGAGACAGTAACGTCATGCCACGTTggaggagagacaggaggagagacagGTTCCGGAATTCCGGTAATTTCAACCATTGACTTTTTATATCTGAAAACCAAATATCCCAACAAATCCATCCCTATTAAGCTCCACCTAAATCCGAAACTACGAGGGGTGTTACACGGGGTagggtatgtatgtgtatatatctcaaatatacaataaatacatttattgaggCACTTCCTCTACAAGGGGGTACCCAAAAGTATTAGTTATCATCCTCTGAAGAGCCCCACCCCCTATATGACAATTCTTATTTCTTTTGGGTACGCCCTCATTTAATAAAGGCATACGAAAGCTACAAAAGATAAATATGGAGCAGATTCCTGATTTTGGCACATAAGCGGCCAGCAAATAatgtctcttaatgaatttggtgcatcttcatCCAGTGAAGTGCAATAAATTCCCCCATAATGGATAAATAAAGGCATCAGTGGAAGGTGCAGCTAATCTGAAATGGCTTTCTAGCAATATAATATTTTGCAGATTCTCGTCACCCCCTTAAATATAGAGAAACAATGAAAAAAGAAATCATGTAGTCAGGGACAAGCGTACACTATCACTACACAAACACCAATATAACCAATTTTACAGCCATATATTCACCATATAGAGAATATACACAAGCTCCATATAAGAGCCGATCATTTATCACTGCGGACTACACAAGGAAATACATTTGCCCAATGGTTTGTTCCAACAATGAGAACTCTTCCATCAGAAATTATTCACTTTCTCTTGCTTCCTCTCTACTTCCTCATTATAAaatggaatctgttagcaggtttttgctaccccacctgacagcagcatgatgtagagagagagaccctgattccaacattgTGTCATTTACTGTTCTGTTACTGGTATTAATCTACTAATTCTCTGAATgttggttatacacagctcagcattcatagcacCGCTGCATCTACAGCAGCGTAAACAGGGATTGTATTAAAACCGCACCAAGCTGTCAGTAAATGATACTTTGCTACTATCACGTTCTCTTCACCTATATCAGATTACATAACAAtcacctgctgacggattccctttaaatacagatAATCTTGACCTTAAAATGACCTAAATTAAGCAAAATAAATCATCATAATCAATTCTATGATCTCCTTATATGCAATTCTGCCTGTGCTTTCTAGCTGTTCTCAGGCTAATGGACGAGTAACACAGGCCGCTAATGGCACCATTTACCTAATGTCACATTCCATAGAGGTCTATCATAGATTGATTATATCTGCACTATTTGTTTTCCAGGACCCTTTAATAACAGTAGTAGTCAGCTCTATGGAAGAAGGAATGGACAGTCAAGTACAATATTTCCACCCAGTTTTGTACATAGCTCCAGTTTCCAGAACATCAGAGTGACGATCTACAACAACCACTATGCTGGGAATGAATCGGACAACCAATCAGACCAGAGGACTGAGCCGGCCCCCTGTGATACCCCAGTAGCCGCACCCTCGGATACCAGCAGAGGAAGTGAGACAGAAAATTGCCCCATATGCTTAGATGTCCTACAAGGAGACATCACTTCTTTGTTGTGCAGACATTCATTCCACACTACATGTCTAGACACATGGCTTCTCGAACATCAGACGTGCCCCCTGTGCCGTGCAGTTATCACCAGCCAACACGAGGTATGTATActtataggtagatatatatatcctTTTATCTAACGTGTATTGTGTTCCTTATTCAAAACAGTATGAAATAAAGACACCTGGTGTGAATGGCGCCCTGCGCAGAATTGCCCTTTGCTCATCTCCTTTCCTTTCTCTGCTGTGTTACCTGCACTTTCATCCCCCCTCTCTCTGGAAAGATGCAGGGTCTCTTAGGAAGCGCTGATGGTGACTAATAGTACTTGGTGCGATGATGGGGGGCTGTGACTAATAGTACTTGGTGTATTGCTGGGGGGCTGTTACTAATAGTACTTGGTGTATTGATGGGGGGATGTTACTATTAGTACTTGGTGCGATGATGGGGGCTGTGACTAATAGTACTTGGTGCGATGATGGGGGGCTGTGACTAATAGTACTTGGTGCGATGATGGGGGGCTGTGACTAATAGTACTTGGTGCGATGATGGGGGGCTGTGACTAATAGTACTTGGTGCGATGATGGGGGGCTGTGACTAATAGTACTTGGTGCGATGATGGGGGGCTGTGACTAATAGTACTTGGTGCGATGATGGGGGGCTGTGACTAATAGTACTTGGTGCGATGATGGGGGCTGTTACTATTAGTACTTGGTGCGATGATGGGGGCTGTGACTAATAGTACTTGGTGCGATGATGGGGGGCTGTGACTAATAGTACTTGGTGCGATGATGGGGGCTGTTACTATTAGTACTTGGTATATTGCTGGGGGGCTGTTACTAATAGTACTTGGTGCAATGATGGGGGCTGTTACTAATAGTACTTGGTGTATTGCTGGGGGGCTGTTACTATTAGTACTTGGTGCCCCCTGATGCCTCCTGCCACATAAGATGGAACAGGGATATAAAATACAGTGTAATTATTAGAGTTATATCTCTCGCTCATAGTCAGGACAAGTAAGACATGCCATCTAATGGTGCTACTCACCTAATAAGAATTCCAGAGAGATCTAATTGGGGAACATTTATACTATTTGTATTTCAGGAGCCCATGCTGCCAGAAGAAGTAATGGAAGAACAAGGACACCAACATCTTGGCCCAGTTTTCCACGTGTTCATATATCAGAACATTACAGTGAGGATCTACAATGATTACTCTGCTGACAATGAATCTGACAACCAGTCAGACAGGACCGCTATGCCACCCCAGTAGCCGCACCATCAACTGCTACTCCACAAAAGAAGACAGAAAGCGGACCATTCTGTTTAGAGTTCCTGCATTGTACATTAACTGTATATAATTAAACAAATTGTGGATTTTTTACCACATTGGACAAAAATTATATGCTAATATGTCTTCATTAAGCAAAGTATATTTATTTAGATATTCTCGCACAATCTAGGAAATTTCAAAAACATTTTGCTTATTATCCTGATATTAGATGAGAGATAACATTACCATCACGATGTAAAAACTAAAGGAATAGAAGAGATAATGAGGTAAAAAAGGGAGAGGTAAGAGAAGGAGCAGAGAATGGGAGGAGCGGAGAATGGGAGGAGCTGAGAATGGGAGGAGCTGAGAATGGGAGGAGCTGGTGTACCACTGCATTATTTGGTTATCCAAGTGATAGGTAGCTAATAGTGGTGagagaacgtgctcgccactactcgttagtcccccgagtatcactatgctcggtgtgcatgttgagcactgagtatttccaggattattcggagctcaggtctccgccctgcaattatggcgctctttagagcaccaatgacagtgcagggatagtcagccatgcactgtaatgccacagccatctttgttgtggtattacagtgattggctggccgcacagcgtcatgagGTCTATTAGATACCTGtcgccgccctgctcgctgcattctgctccggacttagggaGTGTAGGggaagctgctgctgagatagggtcagaatcgtgcttttattaattagtgtaggtctgcaactgttcattcCACggttcctgagaaaccaacagtccttttaaggacTAATTGGGGGgccccgagattgcagcgctaggtagtcaggggagtctatgtgcgcatatccacatcagtgcaagacctgcaggcactgtatgtgagtacatagctcccactgcataccttcaaaagctccattactgtctgctgctgcttatttaatatatagttTTCTGtagcttttttttcttcacctgatacctgctccttttattcaaaagcaatccatggccccttattttaacatttatttgcttgttcacgctgcctaaTACAGCCaagttattgaaatctaagaacgtgcaaatctaccattgtttttgtcccagacaTCAgatgccacatatttggcagtgtgatatttccgtgacaggcctcatatatctgcgtgctctaagtttgggcattttaggcctgaATTACAGTttattcctgtctgttactctacttatatacagcactattttgcattgaaaaaaaaaataaaaatacaggccacatatttggcagtgtggtatcgctgtcagacatctgatgtatttgtggcctacaaattgtggaatttcaggcctacattctgctGTATTTGCTGCCTGTTACCCTAGTTCAGTACACTATTttagattaaaaaaattaaaaaatgcaggccacatatctaAAAGTGTTGTATCTCGGTAAAAATACTTcggtttcaagttgttatggctgctgcaTGACTGTCTTAAATCCAGACAATTTTTATGTTAGAGCCGGCACCATCCAGTATAAAAGATTACGGGATCACGTAATGCATACTCGCATAGAATACAATAAAGAAGAGAAAAGGTACGCAAAAAATGGGATCACCAGCCCAATAACAATCTACAAAATAATCATTTTCTTTATTGGGAACAACACACAAAacatattaaaaacacttaaaagaccTCCACCACATGAGTAGAGGTGGCGGGTCCACAATGTAACGTTATACAGACATTATATTACACAAAATTACACTGACAGGCCACATGTCATAcacagtgttcactgaccacaattaTAACCCTTCATATTAATAATCAGAGATACATATAAATAAACTCATGATAAATGACGCATAAGGTGTAAGCACACCACAATAACATGCAGTTTATTTCAACACCTATAGTACATGTATAATGGTCATAAAAATTCCACAATATAGCCAAATAGTCAAAATACTATAGGTGAGCTTTACACCAGCCTGCACAAAAAAATCCCAACTGGGAAGACTGGGAAGGGTATAATGTTGCACTGATAACAGACCTACCCAGCCCAAAACATAAAGAGCTCTCAATTTGCTAAACCATAAGTAGGTTGGGCATGATATCACCTATTGGTCATGTCAGTGTCCTGGACCAACGCGTATCGACTCACTCAGTGTCTTCCTCAGGGTCAGATCATGCCCTACTAGTGTGTCCCCCATATTTATATAGCAGTTAATAATTATTATTAAACCTACCAGGTGTCGTCGGCCGCATGTCGGCATACACAGGAATTCACGGTGCTATTACCGGAAGTCCTGCCTACCAGAAATGAGGTGTAAGGACGGCGTCATCCTGTTAGCCCGGTTGCTGTAGCAACAGGCCCACAGCTTGCTCTGCGAATGCGCAGATGCAAGCACTAGTACTATTGCGCAATAGTTAGTTGTGCTATGACACACACTGGTGtgccaataaaacagtgcaaacaaCAAGGCTGCACCAACCACCTAGATGGTACTTAGTAGAGGGTTAACAACACCTCTAGAATTAATTATGCGCATGCGCAGATAGCCAAGTAGTACGAGTTATAAAAACAGTGCCTGTCTCGTGGTCCTGTTGCCATGGCAACTATACCCTTGCTCGTTCCATAAGAATGCCTCCATTGGTACGTTAGGATGGCCCTCGCACACCCAATTTACTGAAAACTGGTGAGATAACATAGAGTATACAACCCCTTCATATACAAAGCCGACATAGTCCAACCTAACGGTTTTACAGTATGATGAATGTCCATCTATTACCTTGTGCGCCAAAGGTGAATACCCCCCTAACAGAtatctgttgtgatccggtgaccttggagccgcatgagactttctctggagaagatggaaactgtactgaccgcaaccctaaactgacaccgcaactagaagtagccgtggggtgtacctaacacatcctaaggggtaacgtttctccttatggagagtgacataccatctctggcttgtcaaggtaaggagactgattcgctgtgcaatgctcctctgggaatttaaatatgcaaattgcctcttctgagaaaaagaggactttactctatagcgccacctattggaagtagcgatcctacaagtcacaatcaaccctttaacgagtcgtgcaatatgacttaggataaaagccaaatcagtatctcaattcgcagacacggtgtttcgggctattggccctcgtcagtgcgaagcatgagaactgatttggctaggtgagaggctctggagtggggtctaaggggtaacgtttctccttatggagagtgacataccatctctggcttgtcaaggtgacgctatagagtaaagtcctctttttctcagaagaggcaatttgcatatttaaattaccagaggagcattgcacggtgaataagcctccttaccttgacaagccagagatggtatgtcactctccataaggagaaacgttaccccttagaccccactccagagcctctcacctagccaaatcagttctcatgcttcgcactgacgagggccaatagcccgaaacaccgtgtctgcgaattgagatactgatttggcttttatcctaagtcatattgcatgactcgttaaagggttgattgtgacttgtaggatcgctacttccaataggtggcgctatagagtaaagtcctctttttctcagaagaggcaatttgcatataacacatcctagacacctcgacacagccggaggactaaataaccctatagatggaaatgggaattctatcttgcctcagagcagaaaccccaaaggataggcagccccccacaaatattgattgtgaATAATAGAGTAAAGacccacacaggcagaaaacaggatttagcaaaagaggcacttctagctaaatagtaaaggataggacagagtactaagcggtcagtattaaaaccctaaaaatatccacagcagaaaatacaaaaattccacatctaactaaagacatagaatgtatatctgcatctccagagaatccagcatgactgaaaaaatccaaacaagtctaagctggacaagaaaaaaaaatgaattgttctgaattgtaaagcacactgcatgtgagcTGCagaaaaataaaccagacacttatcttggctgaattggcagcagggcaggaggaaccagacagagatgtaaaccctccaagaacaatggacaactggcaagggctaatggatcctgcagacctaaataccccagcagagctgaaatcagcaggaacacctgctcaggatttacaacccagagacaactgcattaccaccaacaaccaccagagggaacccaagagcagaattcacaacagatatcgtaCAGAGATAGTATACCATTTCAAAGATGGAGCACAAATACTGTGCTTTGAATACCATGGTCACAAGATCCATTATGTGATCTATATATGTAGGAGGCAGAGGGTATCCTGA
Coding sequences:
- the LOC143788628 gene encoding uncharacterized protein LOC143788628 isoform X2 yields the protein MPRWRRDRRRDRFRNSGPFNNSSSQLYGRRNGQSSTIFPPSFVHSSSFQNIRVTIYNNHYAGNESDNQSDQRTEPAPCDTPVAAPSDTSRGNTWLLEHQTCPLCRAVITSQHEEPMLPEEVMEEQGHQHLGPVFHVFIYQNITVRIYNDYSADNESDNQSDRTAMPPQ
- the LOC143788628 gene encoding uncharacterized protein LOC143788628 isoform X1, which produces MPRWRRDRRRDRFRNSGPFNNSSSQLYGRRNGQSSTIFPPSFVHSSSFQNIRVTIYNNHYAGNESDNQSDQRTEPAPCDTPVAAPSDTSRGSETENCPICLDVLQGDITSLLCRHSFHTTCLDTWLLEHQTCPLCRAVITSQHEEPMLPEEVMEEQGHQHLGPVFHVFIYQNITVRIYNDYSADNESDNQSDRTAMPPQ